A section of the Clostridium sp. TW13 genome encodes:
- a CDS encoding xanthine dehydrogenase family protein molybdopterin-binding subunit — MSNANIVGVSIPRKEAYDKVTGAAKYVDDTNSPGMLTAKILTSRYAHAIIKSIDISEAKKAQGVKAVIAGDYFPVLCGALIEDRPPIARDKVRYYGEPVAVVVANSEMEAMKALELIKVDYEPLPVVSSIYEALKADAPLVHEKLNEYRLAVNDVFPEANTNVSDRIQIRKGDVEKAWEESEIRVEAKFSIPQSDHIAMETRNVRAQIMPDGKVIIETSSQSPFFVKTLLSRYYDIPEGNVVIKVPLVGGGFGGKSPIQLELIAYLASRAANGKLVKLANTREEDIKTSPCKIGLEASLKLGATRDGVIKVLEASYMLDGGAYSDIGPRMAKAIAVDCSGPYNIENIWCDSICVYTNHTYVTSFRGFGHLEYTFCMERMIDKLATALRMDPLELRIKNAIQPNQYTPTQVKTTLSNVGNLSECLKKLKELSNWDEGQVIKNDDGLIKAKGMGCFWKTSDSPTDAGSGALITFNSDGSVNLNCGAVEIGPASKTTLAQILAEKLKMDVNRINVMMTVDTQVSPEHWKTVASMTTYMGGNAVLRAAEDLISQLKIVASTALKYPPDDFDVANERVFLKQDPDTYLAFKDLVKGYKEPQGLAVQGQILGRGNFIMSNLTNLNEETGKGKAGPAWTVGAQAVEIEYDPKMFTYRLLKAITVVDAGKVINPKTSRGLIMGGINMGFGVATREAFTYDEEGRLQSTTLRNYKVMRYGENPEYIVDFVETPQADAPFGARGFAEHGIIAIPGAFANAISRATDYEFDKLPITPEEIWKAKTGGKYDTL; from the coding sequence TTGAGCAATGCAAATATAGTTGGAGTGAGTATACCTAGAAAAGAAGCGTATGATAAGGTTACTGGTGCAGCTAAATATGTTGATGATACAAATAGTCCAGGAATGTTAACTGCTAAGATACTTACAAGTCGCTATGCACATGCAATAATAAAATCAATTGATATATCCGAAGCAAAGAAAGCACAGGGGGTGAAGGCTGTTATAGCTGGAGACTACTTTCCTGTACTTTGTGGAGCATTAATAGAGGATAGACCTCCAATAGCAAGAGATAAAGTTAGATATTATGGTGAACCTGTAGCAGTAGTTGTAGCTAATAGTGAAATGGAAGCTATGAAAGCATTAGAACTTATAAAAGTTGACTATGAACCTTTGCCTGTGGTTAGCTCAATATATGAAGCATTAAAGGCTGATGCGCCTCTTGTTCATGAGAAATTAAATGAATATAGGTTAGCCGTAAATGATGTATTTCCAGAAGCTAATACAAATGTTTCTGATAGAATTCAGATAAGAAAAGGTGATGTGGAGAAGGCTTGGGAAGAAAGTGAAATTAGAGTGGAAGCTAAGTTTTCTATTCCTCAATCAGATCATATTGCTATGGAAACTAGAAATGTAAGAGCACAGATTATGCCTGATGGAAAGGTGATAATAGAAACATCTTCCCAATCTCCTTTTTTTGTTAAAACTCTATTAAGTAGATATTATGATATTCCAGAAGGAAATGTAGTTATAAAAGTTCCGCTTGTAGGGGGAGGCTTTGGTGGGAAATCACCTATACAGCTTGAACTTATAGCTTATCTTGCATCAAGGGCCGCTAATGGCAAATTAGTAAAGCTTGCTAACACAAGAGAAGAGGATATTAAGACTTCTCCATGTAAAATTGGACTTGAGGCAAGTTTGAAACTTGGAGCTACAAGAGATGGAGTTATAAAAGTTCTTGAAGCTAGTTATATGCTTGATGGTGGAGCTTACTCAGATATAGGTCCACGTATGGCAAAGGCAATAGCAGTAGATTGTTCAGGGCCATATAATATTGAAAATATATGGTGTGATTCAATCTGTGTTTATACTAACCATACGTATGTTACTTCATTTAGAGGCTTTGGTCATTTAGAGTACACATTTTGTATGGAAAGAATGATAGATAAACTGGCAACAGCACTTCGTATGGATCCATTAGAATTAAGAATAAAAAATGCTATACAACCTAATCAATACACACCAACTCAAGTAAAAACAACATTAAGCAATGTTGGTAATCTATCAGAATGTTTAAAAAAACTAAAAGAATTATCAAATTGGGATGAAGGTCAAGTAATTAAAAACGATGATGGATTAATTAAAGCCAAAGGTATGGGATGCTTTTGGAAAACATCAGATTCTCCTACAGATGCTGGTTCAGGAGCATTGATCACTTTCAACTCAGATGGAAGTGTAAACTTGAATTGCGGTGCAGTAGAAATTGGTCCAGCTAGCAAAACTACTTTAGCACAGATATTAGCTGAAAAGTTGAAAATGGATGTGAACAGAATCAATGTAATGATGACAGTTGATACTCAAGTTTCTCCAGAACATTGGAAGACAGTTGCAAGTATGACAACATATATGGGAGGAAATGCAGTACTTAGAGCTGCTGAGGATCTTATAAGTCAATTGAAAATTGTGGCTTCTACTGCATTAAAGTATCCGCCAGACGATTTTGATGTAGCCAATGAGAGGGTATTTTTAAAACAGGATCCAGATACATATCTTGCATTCAAAGATTTAGTTAAAGGCTATAAAGAACCTCAAGGTCTTGCAGTACAAGGACAAATTCTTGGGCGTGGAAATTTTATAATGAGCAATTTGACTAATTTAAATGAAGAAACTGGCAAGGGGAAAGCAGGTCCAGCATGGACAGTAGGTGCTCAAGCAGTAGAGATAGAATATGATCCCAAAATGTTTACCTATAGACTTTTGAAGGCTATTACTGTTGTTGATGCAGGAAAAGTGATTAATCCTAAAACTTCAAGAGGGCTGATTATGGGAGGAATAAACATGGGATTTGGAGTGGCAACCCGTGAAGCTTTTACCTATGATGAGGAAGGTAGGCTCCAAAGTACTACTTTACGTAA